In Salvelinus alpinus chromosome 30, SLU_Salpinus.1, whole genome shotgun sequence, a single genomic region encodes these proteins:
- the LOC139560256 gene encoding splicing factor Cactin-like, whose product MGPKKHRRSRSGSRSRNQDRNRSKISRSQSPEEKRGRSRSIDRNIKPRRIARSESGNSNSSGGSTRRQGQPPRSRDHPGSRSDSDSDKRRKLKGKSKDRSRSDSDDPKGRKKREKSRREDKGEKMIGRSQSQSDSGSSADRKSSRDGGNNDRERRWRRSADRGSRSPSRERERQMRERTRDRERMRSRDKDPRKSRDRERSSRRSEDRGRREGSRVKDQRDKERNRRRSGSSDSSKSSGSDGGARGGSPGSGEAGPSVRDEKKNQREMLKALETPEEKRARRLAKKEAKERKKREKMGWSEEYMGYTNADNPFGDNNLLGTFKWQKALDRKGIGHLGEKDLKDRNKRIQEENRRELQKVKQLRLEREREKAMRETELEMLQREKEAEHFKTWAEQEDNFHLHQAKLRSKIRIRDGRAKPIDLLAKYISAEDDDLAVEMHEPYTFLNGLTVTDMDDLLEDIKVYMELEQGKNVDFWRDMTTITEDEISKLRKLEASGKGPGDRRDGINTSVSTDVQIVFKGKTYSQLQALNLNMETKIRAGGSNLDIGYWESLMQQVRVFMGRARLRERHQDVLRQKLFKLKQEQGVESVPLFPIIKEEPEDEAVTESGKDTPSEVPGPSSSINQKRDAEEKDEQVAGPSTEGDGEKEGDGEEKGEVVEAVLTEEDLIQQSQAEYDSGRYSPTLLLPSEQPLDTHTITPDEDTHKLHLSRRQLAVTGDANENAEDEFVRRAKQGMGGDEAQFSVELPLTGKMYLWADKYRPRKPRFFNRVHTGFEWNKYNQTHYDFDNPPPKIVQGYKFNIFYPDLINKRSTPQYFLEPSPDNKDFGVLRFHAGPPYEDIAFKIVNREWEYSHRHGFRCQFANGIFQLWFHFKRYRYRR is encoded by the exons ATGGGTCCAAAAAAGCATCGTCGGTCCCGTTCTGGCTCTCGTAGTCGGAACCAGGATCGAAACAGGTCCAAAATAAGCAGATCACAATCACCCGAAGAGAAGAGAGGCCGGAGTCGGTCCATTGATCGGAACATAAAACCCCGGAGAATTGCGCGTTCTGAGAGCGGAAACTCGAACAGCAGTGGTGGATCTACGAGGCGACAAGGACAGCCGCCCCGTAGCAGAGACCATCCCGGATCGAGAAGCGACTCAGACAGCGACAAGAGACGTAAACTGAAGGGCAAATCAAAAGACAGATCCAG GTCTGACTCAGATGATCCAAAGGGGaggaagaaaagagagaagagcAGAAGAGAAGACAAAGGAGAGAAGATGATTGGCAGGAGCCAGTCCCAGTCCGACTCAGGGTCTAGTGCAGACCGGAAGAGTTCGAGGGACGGGGGGAACAATGACCGGGAGAGGAGATGGCGGAGGAGTgcagacagagggagcagaagccCCAGCAGAGAAAGGGAACGACAGATGCGGGAGAGAacgagggacagggagagaatgagaagcCGAGACAAGGACCCAAGGAAAAgtcgagacagagaaagaagcagCCGTAGGAGTGAAGACCgtgggaggagagaaggaagcagAGTGAAGGACCAAAGGGACAAAGAGCGTAATAGACGTCGCTCTGGATCCTCTGACTCGTCTAAGAGCTCTGGGTCGGATGGCGGGGCCCGTGGAGGCAGCCCGGGGTCTGGAGAGGCCGGTCCCTCTGTACGAGATGAGAAGAAGAACCAGAGAGAGATGTTGAAGGCCCTGGAGACCCCAGAGGAGAAGAGGGCCAGACGACTGGCCAAGAAGGAGGccaaggagaggaagaagagagaaaagatGGGCTGGAGTGAGGAGTACATGGGCTATACCAATGCAGACAACCCCTTCGGAGACAACAACCTGCTGGGCACCTTCAAATGGCAGAAG GCTCTGGACAGGAAGGGCATTGGCCATCTGGGGGAGAAGGACCTGAAGGACAGGAACAAACGTATCCAGGAGGAGAATCGCAGAGAACTGCAGAAG GTGAAGCAGCTGCGtctggagagggagcgagagaaggcCATGAGAGAGACCGAGCTGGAGAtgctgcagagagagaaggaggcagaGCATTTCAAAACCTGGGCGGAACAAGAGGACAACTTTCACTTGCACCAGGCCAAGCTACG GTCTAAGATCCGTATCCGTGATGGCCGTGCTAAGCCCATAGACCTTTTGGCTAAGTACATCAGTGCTGAGGATGACGACCTGGCTGTGGAGATGCACGAACCTTACACCTTCCTCAACGGACTCACCGTCACTGACATGGACGACCTGCTTGAAGATATCAAG GTATACATGGAGCTGGAGCAGGGGAAGAATGTAGACTTCTGGAGGGATATGACCACCATCACGGAGGATGAGATCAGCAAGCTCCGGAAACTGGAGGCATCTGGAAAAGGCCCAG GTGACCGTCGTGATGGCATTAACACGTCAGTGAGCACCGATGTTCAGATAGTGTTTAAGGGAAAGACGTACAGCCAGCTCCAGGCGCTGAACCTCAACATGGAGACTAAGATCCGAGCTGGGGGATCCAACCTGGACATAGGCTACTGGGAGAGCCTGATGCAGCAAGTCAGGGTCTTCATGGGCCGAGCACG GTTGAGAGAGAGGCACCAGGACGTGTTGCGTCAGAAGCTGTTCAAGCTGAAACAGGAGCAGGGAGTGGAGAGTGTGCCTCTCTTCCCGATCATCAAAGAGGAGCCTGAGGACGAGGCTGT GACCGAGAGTGGGAAAGACACTCCCTCAGAGGTGCCCGGACCCTCCTCTTCCATCAATCAAAAGAGAGAtgcagaggagaaggatgagCAAGTGGCGGGCCCATCCacggagggagacggggagaaagagggggatggagaggagaagggtGAGGTGGTAGAGGCTGTTCTGACAGAGGAGGATTTGATCCAGCAGAGCCAGGCAGAGTATGACTCTGGCCGCTACAGTCCCACACTGCTGCTTCCCTCAGAGCAACCgctggacacacacaccatcacacctgacgaagacacacacaaactacacctCTCACGCAGACAGCTCGCCGTCACAG GTGATGCCAATGAGAATGCAGAGGATGAGTTTGTGCGTCGCGCCAAACAGGGCATGGGCGGGGACGAGGCTCAGTTTAGCGTAGAGCTTCCCCTCACAGGGAAGATGTACCTGTGGGCTGATAAATACCGTCCCCGGAAACCTCGCTTCTTCAACAGGGTCCACACAGGCTTCGAGTGGAACAAATATAACCAGACCCATTACGACTTCGACAACCCTCCGCCTAAGATCGTCCAGGGCTACAAGTTCAACATCTTCTACCCGGACCTGATCAACAAACGTTCCACACCGCAGTACTTCCTAGAACCCAGTCCCGACAACAAGGACTTTGGTGTTCTGCGGTTCCATGCGGGCCCGCCATACGAGGACATTGCCTTTAAGATCGTTAACCGCGAGTGGGAGTACTCTCACCGCCACGGGTTCCGTTGTCAGTTCGCCAACGGGATCTTCCAGCTGTGGTTCCACTTCAAGAGGTACCGCTACAGAAGATAG
- the LOC139560257 gene encoding ubiquitin-conjugating enzyme E2 R1, with protein sequence MAQHGPTHVASSQKALMLEMKSLQEEPVEGFRITLVDEADLYNWEVAIFGPPNTHYEGGYFKARIKFPIDYPYSPPAFRFLTKMWHPNIYENGDVCISILHPPVDDPQSGELPSERWNPTQNVRTILLSVISLLNEPNTFSPANVDASVMYRKWRDSKGKDREYAEIIRKQVLATKAEAERDGVKVPTTLAEYCVRTRAPPPDEGSDLFYDDYYDDEDLEDEDDCCYDEDDSGTEES encoded by the exons ATGGCGCAACATGGTCCTACTCACGTAGCAAGCTCACAGAAAGCATTAATGTTAGAAATGAAGAGCCTTCAAGAGGAGCCAGTCGAGGGCTTCAGAATAACATTGGTGGACGAGGCAGATTTATACAATTGGGAAGTGGCCATTTTTGGACCTCCTAACACTCACTATGAAGGAGGGTATTTCAAG GCTCGTATCAAGTTCCCCATTGACTACCCCTATTCACCACCAGCTTTCCGTTTCCTCACCAAGATGTGGCACCCCAACATCTATGAG AATGGGGACGTGTGTATATCCATTCTGCACCCTCCGGTTGATGACCCTCAGAGTGGGGAGCTGCCCTCTGAGAGGTGGAACCCTACCCAGAATGTTAG GACCATCCTTCTGAGTGTAATCTCTCTGCTGAACGAGCCCAACACCTTCTCCCCGGCCAATGTGGATGCCTCCGTCATGTACCGCAAGtggagagacagcaagggcaagGACAGAGAGTACGCAGAGATCATTCG GAAGCAGGTGTTGGCCACTAAGGCTGAGGCGGAACGCGACGGGGTGAAGGTCCCCACCACGCTGGCCGAATACTGTGTCCGCACTCGCGCCCCGCCACCTGACGAGGGCTCCGACCTCTTCTATGACGATTACTATGACGATGAGGATCTGGAGGATGAAGACGATTGCTGCTATGATGAAGATGACTCTGGGACAGAGGAGTCGTGA